A genomic region of Xiphophorus couchianus chromosome 9, X_couchianus-1.0, whole genome shotgun sequence contains the following coding sequences:
- the LOC114150747 gene encoding nucleoside diphosphate kinase B-like — MAELQERTFIAIKPDGVQRGIIGEIIKRFETKGFKLVGMKMLQASEDLLMQHYIDLKDRPFFPSLVNYMSSGPVVAMVWEGKGVVKTGRVMLGETNPADSKPGTIRGDFCIDVSKNIIHGSDSVDSAKTEISLWFKSEELVNYTSCAFSWLY; from the exons ATGGCCGAACTGCAGGAGCGTACCTTCATTGCCATCAAGCCCGACGGTGTGCAGCGCGGCATCATCGGCGAGATCATCAAGAGGTTCGAGACGAAGGGCTTCAAACTTGTTGGCATGAAGATGCTTCAG GCCTCTGAGGACCTTCTAATGCAGCACTACATTGACCTTAAGGACAGACCCTTCTTTCCTTCCCTCGTCAACTACATGAGCTCTGGTCCCGTGGTTGCCATG GTGTGGGAAGGAAAGGGAGTGGTGAAGACTGGCAGAGTCATGCTGGGTGAGACTAACCCTGCTGACTCCAAACCTGGAACCATCAGAGGAGACTTCTGCATCGACGTCAGCAA GAACATTATCCATGGCAGTGATTCAGTGGACAGTGCCAAAACTGAGATTTCCCTGTGGTTCAAATCAGAAGAGCTGGTCAACTACACAAGCTGTGCCTTCAGTTGGCTCTACTGA